In Triplophysa rosa linkage group LG18, Trosa_1v2, whole genome shotgun sequence, a genomic segment contains:
- the kctd2 gene encoding BTB/POZ domain-containing protein KCTD2 — MAELHVEPNTTGILEQTDHREIRGSLNVRLPSPTLMIPPRSGFSSPGVSGSRAVFGFPMKSNPSSPSPEATEKPGSRWVRLNVGGTYFVTTKQTLFRDPKSFLYRLCQEDPDLDSDKDETGAYLIDRDPTYFGPILNYLRHGKLIINKNLAEEGVLEEAEFYNIASLVRLVKERIRDNENRTSQGPVKHVYRVLQCQEEELTQMVSTMSDGWKFEQLISIGSSYNYGNEDQAEFL, encoded by the exons ATGGCAGAGTTGCACGTTGAGCCCAACACAACTGGCATCCTCGAGCAGACCGATCATCGTGAAATCAGAGGTTCACTGAATGTGAGACTGCCCTCTCCCACCCTGATGATTCCGCCCCGAAGTGGCTTTTCCAGTCCGGGGGTCTCGGGTTCAAGAGCGGTGTTCGGGTTCCCCATGAAAAGCAACCCCAGTTCCCCATCGCCAGAAGCCACAGAGAAGCCTGGATCCCGGTGGGTTCGACTGAACGTTGGGGGAACCTACTTTGTCACGACGAAACAGACCCTGTTCAGGGATCCAAAATCGTTTTTGTATCGATTATGCCAGGAAGATCCGGATTTGGATTCTGACAAG GATGAGACAGGAGCATATTTAATTGACAGGGATCCCACATATTTCGGCCCCATCTTGAACTACCTGAGGCATGGAAAGTTGATCATAAACAAGAACCTTGCTGAGGAGG GTGTTCTGGAGGAAGCAGAGTTTTATAACATTGCATCACTTGTGCGACTTGTGAAGGAGAGAATACGAGACAATGAAAACAGGACATCTCAG GGCCCTGTGAAGCATGTGTATCGTGTATTACAATGCCAAGAGGAAGAGCTCACTCAGATGGTGTCCACCATGTCGGATGGATGGAAGTTTGAACAG CTCATAAGCATTGGTTCCTCCTATAACTATGGCAACGAGGACCAGGCAGAATTTCTGTGA
- the hexdc gene encoding hexosaminidase D, producing MDLSLRNGKKFVHLDLKGAPPNIGYLFELLQLFADLGANGLLIEYEDMFPYEGELKVIQSKVQPPYSREDIMSIQEAASSRGLEVIPLVQTFGHLEFVLKHEIFRELREVDYCLGTLNPHRDQGVKLVQEMLRQVMELHPKSSRLHIGADEVYMLGLGDESNQWLSIPGHSVHQLFLNHVIKMAKGIRETVPNLNLIMWDDMLRSMTPETIKESGLVGLVQPMLWDYSPTLDVANTVMLMELYKSAGMSQQWVASSFKGSTTVHTCVTSTQRHVDNHVQWLKVASSISAGIELQGIALTGWQRYDHMSVLCELMPVSLPSLASCLQTLLYGSFNEEAQKKVCATLGTLEVEDTERLSSTFAGANLAALIVKLASMLESEEIRHFHNNMYVRGWFTPYHRQKKTINPLIAEQIKTQAKMMIDAVDSSVHEVRKEMCLLYPDSTVQEWVDQHVTPVLEPLQNLMRDIESVLSDVGLCFES from the exons ATGGACCTGTCATTGCGCAATGGCAAAAAGTTTGTCCATCTGGACTTAAAAGGGGCACCTCCAAACATTGGCTACCTATTTGAG TTGCTCCAGTTATTTGCTGATCTTGGTGCCAATGGCTTGCTTATTGAGTATGAAGATATGTTTCCCTATGAGGGAGAGCTCAAAGTTATTCAGTCCAAGGTTCAGCCTCCATACAG CCGTGAGGACATCATGTCTATACAAGAAGCTGCCAGCAGCAGAGGGCTGGAGGTCATTCCCCTGGTGCAGACGTTTGGACATTTGGAA TTTGTCCTGAAGCATGAGATCTTTAGAGAGCTGCGCGAGGTAGACTACTGTCTGGGCACACTGAACCCACATCGTGATCAAGGAGTTAAATTGGTGCAAGAGATGCTACGTCAAGTCATGGAACTCCACCCTAAAAGTAGCAGACTACACATCGGAGCAGATGAG GTGTACATGCTTGGTCTTGGAGACGAGTCTAACCAGTGGTTAAGCATTCCTGGTCACAGTGTTCACCAGCTGTTCCTCAATCATGTCATTAAGATGGCAAAGGGCATTCGAGAGACTGTCCCAAACCTTAATCTGATCATGTGGGATGATATGCTCAGATCCATGACCCCCGAAACTATTAAAG AGAGTGGCCTTGTTGGATTAGTGCAACCAATGTTGTGGGACTACAGTCCCACTCTTGATGTAGCCAACACTG TAATGCTAATGGAACTATATAAATCTGCTGGTATGTCACAGCAGTGGGTCGCCAGCTCATTCAAAGGCTCGACCACTGTGCACACTTGTGTGACCAGCACTCAGAGGCATGTGGACAACCATGTGCAGTGGCTCAAAGTGGCATCCAGCATTTCAGCTGGCATTGAGCTACAGGGAATTGCACTTACTGGATGGCAAAG ATATGACCACATGTCTGTTTTATGTGAACTGATGCCCGTGAGCCTGCCCTCTTTGGCTTCTTGTTTACAAACTCTTCTTTATG GTAGCTTTAATGAAGAAGCTCAGAAGAAAGTGTGTGCGACACTTGGCACTTTGGAAGTAGAAGACACAGAGAG ATTGTCTTCTACCTTTGCTGGGGCGAACCTTGCAGCACTTATAGTGAAGTTGGCGTCTATGCTGGAGTCTGAAGAAATCAGACATTTTCACAACAATAT GTATGTAAGGGGCTGGTTCACACCCTACCACAGACAAAAGAAGACCATAAACCCACTTATTGCAGAACAAATTAAAACACAAGCAAAAAT GATGATTGATGCTGTGGATAGCAGTGTGCATGAGGTGAGGAAGGAGATGTGTCTGTTATATCCAGATTCTACAGTACAGGAATGGGTGGACCAACATGTTACCCCAGTGCTGGAGCCTCTGCAAAACCTCATGAGAGACATTGAATCTGTTTTAAGTGATGTGGGTCTTTGCTTTGAGTCTTAA